DNA sequence from the Malus domestica chromosome 11, GDT2T_hap1 genome:
ggacaaaatatttcgacggttataaacgaaaaatcacgatttaacggtcattttaacaccgattttgatgattttttacacctacactccttgaccctatatgaatacaatgattgaattcgatcttcaatttaaaatatttacactagtggataccacaaaatcttatgttatacttaataaaagtatgaataaactcttaagtattagtgaatctattgttttgatgggatactcattctacgaaactaatttcaatgatccaaccgtcaaacatatttttatatatttcgagatcgcatacgccaaaaattgcaaaaaacaaacattcagagagcaagtaacgggacaaaacttttcgacggttataacgaaaaatcacgatttaacggttaatttaactccgattttgatgattttttacaactacactccttgaccttatatgaatacaatgattgaattcgatcttcaatttaaaatatttacactagtggataccacaaaatcttatgttatacttaataaaagtatgaataaactcttaagtattagtgaatctattgttttaatgggatactcattctacgaaactagtttcaatgatccaaccgtcaaacatgtttatatatatttcgagatcgcatacgccaaaaattgcaaaacaaaaacattcagagagcaagtaacgggacaaaacttttcgacggttatacacgaaaaatcacgatttaacggttaatttaactccgattttgatgattgtttagaactacactccttgaccttatatgaatacaatgattgaattcgatcttcaatttaaaatatttacattagtggataccacaaaatcttatgtttatacttaataaaagtatggtatagtactattgttttattttttttcataattattttggtaaacttctcataatttgaatgatttttaatgtttggtttttctatgcttagtttatgcagaagatagttatgacgtggaaaaccttactgaaaatatcatcaacataactcttgaaggcaatagatcaagccaaagttccaatgcaatttaatgatgatcgatgtaaatcgaggattttgtaaattgaggtttaaacttttgagaaagatttcacaaccttgaaaacaaaaactgtttcattttgcatatccttgcacatttaaaatttgtaatagattagtagtgtatgtattatttttttattaggctcttattttttagtgtagatgtagtacttaaacgacaaatgtgttttaatgttttgaagtaatatttatgtggcaatgtgtggtatgtgcaaatttaagaaaaaaaatatatttttcttaacgggtcataacgggtcataacgggtcgggtcactttacccgttgggtaaagtgacacgacctgttaaggacccgttaagataacgggtgtgacacgacacgacccattaagataacaggtgttacacgaaaacgacacgaacacgactgacacgacccgtttgccaggcctagtcTCAAGTTCGAGCCTTGTGAATGGAGAAGTCAACATTGGGAGATCTTGCTCCCGAATGGGGTTCGACTTGGCTCAAGGGATTAGTCATCGCCTACGTGCAGGAAAACCCTAGATTCATCCAAAAAAggtttttttagttaaaatagttTATGAAATTGgttaatttcttattttgattcttgACGATGGAAATCGATAAAAGTAGTTCTTGagtttatttattataaattattttggttatttcaCGAAAAACTTGTCAATATTTCCATTAAGATGTTGGGTTAACAAAAATGCTGTAAAAAGTGATCACATCATGTGGCTATTAatgtgacaatttaatgaatgtattgacaaaagaaccaaaataatttattgataaattcatggactacttctattgattttcattaTCAGAGAATAAAGTAAGGAGTTATGTTAAACTTATGGACCATTTTGACACCTCCTTAAAATGATAGGATTTGTGAGTTCTTTCTCACTTTAATCGCTTCAGAATGAAAATTCGTCCAACTTTACTTTCAATGCACCTTTGGAGTTGATCAGCCCAATCCAATCCTTGATACTAAATGACAATTGGTGTTTTTGGGTAGAATTCCTTGCCCAAATTTGCAAGCCCTTTCTCTCCTCCAACAAACCCAGCAAACCCAGCTCGCCTAGCTCATTTTACTTGAACCACAGCCGGATAAACGAGCCTTCAGTAAGCTCATGACGGCGGTGTTTGGCAGCCATCTTCTTCCCAATAGACCGGCGCAGGGTAAGGTGAAATGAGATGCGCAAATGGCGTAGTTGGAATTCTGCGCATGTCTGTCTTGGCCAGGATTTTACTCACTCGCCACTCCTGCTCCAAATTGTTCGTTTCAGGTCTGCCAAACTTATCCCTTTCCtccgttttatttctttttgagttttgtttttcattttcttctggGTCCATTTTATTTGAGTTAAATTTTGTGGTCGAAGCCTTCTTTTTTGGACAAACAATACGGATAATTTACGCTAAATTCATCTAAACTGTCGAAGAAAACTCGAACTTGGGTGCAGAGGGGGAGTGCACTGCTCTAGCCACCTCCGCCAATCCCAGGTTGAAAACTTATCACTAGCTAAATCAATCACTATAAAGGGTTTGCAGAATTGGCAACGGGCGGTGTGCCCGCACTCTTGCACCGGAATTTGAACCCCCTTCACTGCAGATAAGAGCAGTTTAGAATATCGCATTTGTATTTGAATTGTTGATGAAAGATATAACATTGAATTTTTGGATTTTAACTTCAAAGGCTTTTGATATTGTAATTACACTACAGCTTAAGTTGTCTGTAATATGCAGGACTTTCCTGGGATACAAACGAACCTGTTCTTAAGGAAGCTTTTGGAAAACATGGTGAAATAATTGAAGGTAACATTAAACTCTTTgtggttgttatatttgtagATCTTTATTTTCTTGTGGATGATGTAATGATACCATGTACTTACTTGAGCAATTGGGTCATCGTATTAAACAGTTAAAGTTATATGTGATCACGTGAGTGGGAAATCGAGAGGTTATGGATTTGTGAAGTTTACTTCTGAAAGTGAAGCCACCACTGCTCTCAAGGAGATGGATGGTCAGGTAGTTTCATCTATCATGATTAATTTCTTTGTAATTGGCATGTGTGGAAAGCTTGAAATCAGCCCGCTACCTTCTTAGAAATGAAAAGTGGTATTATTGTTTCATGTTTGTGTTCTTTTCAGGTTCTGGATGGCAGACAAATCCGGTTGCAATTTGCACACAAGGAATAGTGACATTGATTTCAGGTAAAATTTACTTAGTAGATAAAAGTTTCATAGGATTTAAGTGCTCCTTTACGCTACTCTATGTTTTGGTTCTTTCCATGGAGttcattgatgaatttgtatACGGCTAATTTTCATTGGTTGGAATTACTTTATTGGTTTGGGTGTGTATTCTTTGGTTACCACTTGCTGCTTCGCTGCTAGCTATGCCTTATATAACCAAGATCCAATTTTTCATGTGAAGGAAGTGACCAATTATTCATGTCTTGAAAACCTGGAAATTTCAACATTTTGGGAAGGGTTTCGGGTTAGAAAAATGATTTACCACCAAAATGTCTTGCTTCTCATGGATAGTAAAGGAGGTTATAGGCGGAGTTTGGCTTTTCATATTTCTGTCTCAGAAGATTGCTTGACCATCAATTGACACTGTTATAATGATTATTGCCTGTAGGATTTAGCTTACAATTGTCCAATTGATAATATATATCGTATAATTGGTTAGATTGGTTACAAAACATGGTGTTCTAAGGGAGTGTGGATGGTGGGAGGGAGCATAGGTTAAACTTTCTTCCATTTGCTCCCTGGACATATCTGTCTTGAACATGTAAGTGAGGACTATAGAGATTTGCATACCGTCTCAAAGTTGCATCTCCAGGGTTCCATTTGTTTTAGTACAGGGTTTGGTTGTTCTTAGAAGTTTTTCTGATCCAGTGTACGGTACTGTTGAAACTTTTGCATGATATAAGATATTAGCTATGAACCTATACCTGCGAGATCGTATTTTAAATGTAATCCAGAAAGCtggttttttgtttattttggagCATGTATAATTTACGTTAGGATGCGCCAACTTACAGAAGAATACATGCTCCTTTTTCAGTGTATAGCGTCTCCCATCTGCCAGTATGTCAAATGTTTAAGTGGTAATGTCATGTCTTGGTGCTTTATTGAGCTGGTACAGTGGACTGGAGGGGGCATGATGTTGTTGGTGGTGGTAACCAGCAAGTCCAAGTTTGAGTCGCTCACAAATTTTTGTCTTCAAATGATAATTCTGTAAGTtcgtattataatttttttggagTTCCTCTTGTTATCAATTCCGTAAATGAAATCAATATATTTGAAGAGACTTCATCAAACGTTATTAAGAAACATATATATTTCCCATGGCATTAAGAGACATTTTCCTCATGGTGGTCAATTGAAATTATCTGAATCGAAAACTTGTGTACTTTTAGTCTTACATATGGTTTGGATCTTTTGGTACGGCAAGGGTAGTATCTCCAAGGCTTAGCAGTTGGATGATCATGTTCATACACAAAAATAGGGAAAGGAACTAAGACCTTCACGCCCTTCTTGCCCCAGCCCTCCTGTCCATTTTGAGGTGGCTTTGCATGAGTACATATATCACATACACTGTGTTGGTTCTTGGGTACAAAAACCACGCAGGTATTGCTTCTGccgttaaaaaacaaaaatgagaaTACAAGTGGTGTTTATGAGATTTTGGAGCAAACTAAACGTGTTGAGATTGATTTAGATTATGGGTGGGCACTATTTGTTGGATTTGATTGACGAGTTCAAACCGGGACTCAATGTGTGATAACTTTTTCCTATTTTccacattgaaaaaaaattgtcgaTATCATATTAGATTGTTCAACCGAAAATGATAGTTCAGTGCAGTGTTAATTTGGTTAAGATGGGTGGATAGAAATGCCCtccaaacaaaaaatcaaaagcaatccaaaataatgcatcaaataatgtAGGGGTATTTCGTCATATAAacagtgttttttttaataactaattccttttatagaattttttttttctctatataaatagtatctcattatagactagcaataatctgattgtttattaaatattattttctctatttttaaacacgttcaaaacatatTAAGAGGCACGTATTACCGGTTATAAAAAAGTTTTTTCGCACgtgcataataatgtgattcaattagttgtcaattaattctttttttttcgaaCAAACGatagaaaattcatttcctgacgctgacaattctgtcgcttattatattCGCCACTGCATTTATTTTTTGTCggatttttcttcatatttgaCAGTAATATACGTTTTTTGTAAGTTATCATAGCGACACTAATAAATAGTTTCATAGTAGTGATTTCGTGAAATTTTTCTCAACATTGTTGCTAACTAAAGAgttggtttgacaaaaatacccttgaaaGGTGATTACGTGGTCTTTCACGTGACAATTTAACGAGgatattgacaaattttttatggaatgatcaaaatgattgacatTGGACAAATCCAAGGACctatttatctattttttttttttttgggaacctGGTAACATTAAAAGGCAAAGATGGCAAGCAAATACAAGGAAGCCTACCTAGAGGCAAGACACCAATAACAGCAAAGAAAGTAATACGAGTGGTTCACAACAATACCACTACGCCGCATCTAATGCTAAAGCGTCCCACATCGCATAACCCAAAAGGACAGCTAAGGGGGGCATGGAAGGCCGTCATTACATAGAACATGAACAAGGGAAGATGGGGGTCTATTGACCCAAATCTGATCACAAGCTTCCCTACACTTACTCGACGCTAAATAGTCCGCCGCTGAATTGGCCgatcttggaacccaagaccagcggCAGTCAGGAAAATCCTTACCTAAGCTGCAACATTTCACCAAGATAGGAAAGGCATCCCAACTGCCATTCCTTGCCATATCCTTTAGACAAGAAATTGATTCCAATGAATCAGATTTAATAATAACGGAGCTCCATCCCctactttttccaaatctacacCAATTCAGAATAGCCAGAGCCTTCATCATATCTGCACTAGACGCCTTCCCACTATACCTTTCTGCCGCCAGGAACCGACCCTCCTCACACCGCGCCACCACCTCAATGAAGCCCGACTTGCTCTTGAGATTCTAACTAGCATCCACATTTATTTTCACACTGCCCATGTTCGGTGGACTCCACCTAATTCCAACCCTAGACTCATGTTGACCCGTGCTAGGCTCGGGCGACAGAGCTAGATGAGCAGCAGTGTAAGAAGAAGCCGAGAGGGAAGAGGCAAAGATCACCTGCCTTGGATTAATCTGGTGGTTGTTGAAGAGCAAATTACATCTAGACTTCCAGATATTCCAGCATGTAAAAGCAATATATGAAAACATCTTTAGACTCACATCCTTTAAGCCCTTCACCGAAGTAAACACCTGCAGCAGCCAATGAGCCCACGACACTGTAGCCGAAATACCCACCCTCAAACTGAAACAACCTCCACGCCAGATAACACTTACCCAGGGACACTGCAGAAAGATGTGTTCGATTGTTTCCTCTTGTAATTGACAAATTGGACAAAGTGGGGACTGGGCCGATCTCCTTTGTGCGAGATTTTCCATTGTTGCAAGTGCCCCATGGAGAGTCTTCCACATAAAGCTTCTTATTTTTGGGGGAGTTTTTAAGCTCCAAACCAACTTCCAGAAGCAAGTAGGGATGAGGGATAAAGAACAGTTGGGAGGGGAGAGGTATCTATCAATAGCCCAGTGATATCCCGACTTAACCGAGAACTTCCCTTTTTTCTCAAACGGCCAAATCAAACGATCACTTCTCGAGGAATCACCAATATGCAAGTCCAATATGGCCTCTAACTCGGGTTGCTCAAGAAAAGGTTTTAAAAAATCAACATCCCAAACCCTAGTCACCGGATTAATCAGAGACTCCACCCTCAAGTTTCGGGAAACATGGACCGACCCCAAATGAGTAGGCCTACCCAATGGGAGAGCTGGAACCCAACGATCCCCCCACACTTTAATCTCCTTGCCATTCATTATCTGCCAATGAGCTCCATTTAATAAAATATCTCTTCCCTTCAGAAGGCTTGACCAAGCCCAAGAAGCTCTCCCGCCTTTTTTTGCCTCAAGGAAAGAATAATTAGGGAAGTATCTAGCCTTTAACACCAAAGCCCATAACGAGTTTGGGTCTTCGACTAACCTCCAACATTGTTTTGCCAACAGAGCATCATTATACACTTCGAAGCTTCTTAGACCCAAACCACCTTTCTCTTTCGCCCACCTCAATTTTTCTTTAGCAATCCAATGAATTCGGCGCTCTCCCTCCTTTTGTCCCcaccaaaagttcaaaatcacGACATCTAACTCCTTGTAGAACGAGGCTGGAAATTTGAAAAGATTCATCGGATAAGCCGGAATAGCTTGAGCCACAGTTTTAATGAGAACCTCCCTCCTCGCTTGAGACAGAAAAGCTTTCTTCCATCCTTACAGTTTCTCCAATAATCTCCCCTTGATATAAGCAAGACCGGTTTTCTTAGAGCGGCTCCAGATAGCAGGAACTCCCAGGTAAGAACCAGGATCCTCCACTATTTCCATGCCAAGGGTAGACGCCAATTGAGTGGACAGATGCCTCGGAACATTACATCCAAAGAAAATACTTGACTTGGATTTATTAACTTTCTGCCCAGAAGCCAAGCAAAAATCATCAATCACTTTGGATAACTGTTAACAGTTTTCCACATCCGCCCTCAGAAAAATGAGTGTATCATCGGCAAAAAAGATATGGGAGATGGTAGGGCCAGGAGAACTCATTTGAATTCCTCTTAGGTGACCAAGATCACTATACTTTTGAATAAGAAGGGAGAAGACTTCACTAACCAGCAAGAACAAGTATGGGGAGAGTGGATCTCCCTGCCTTAAACCCCTGGAAGGAGCAAACTTTTTACTAGGTTGCCTATTCAAGAGAATAGCAAAGTTGACTGACGAAATACACCCGAGAATCATATTCCTCCATTTTCTGTCAAACCCCATCTTCTCCATCACTGC
Encoded proteins:
- the LOC103447734 gene encoding glycine-rich RNA-binding protein 4, mitochondrial codes for the protein MRCANGVVGILRMSVLARILLTRHSCSKLFVSGLSWDTNEPVLKEAFGKHGEIIEVKVICDHVSGKSRGYGFVKFTSESEATTALKEMDGQVLDGRQIRLQFAHKE